From the genome of Rhizobium binae, one region includes:
- the lspA gene encoding signal peptidase II: MTEPTHARPALFARPAPILFFVAAAVLIDQIVKITVDHYLPLQEAVPVIPMLALYRTYNLGVAFSMLEGMDGWFIVGMRLIIVAFVVWLWYRTAKDRWLAHLGYALIIAGAIGNLIDRFAYGHVIDYILFYTASWSFAVFNLADSFITIGAACVVLDELLLPKKAGR, from the coding sequence ATGACCGAACCGACGCATGCACGCCCCGCGCTTTTTGCGCGCCCGGCGCCGATCCTCTTCTTCGTCGCCGCCGCCGTTCTCATCGACCAGATCGTCAAGATCACCGTCGACCATTACCTGCCGCTGCAGGAGGCCGTGCCCGTGATCCCGATGCTGGCGCTCTACCGCACCTATAATCTCGGCGTCGCCTTTTCGATGCTGGAGGGCATGGACGGCTGGTTCATCGTCGGCATGCGGCTCATCATCGTCGCCTTCGTCGTCTGGTTGTGGTATCGCACCGCCAAGGACCGCTGGCTCGCCCATCTCGGTTACGCGCTGATCATCGCCGGCGCGATCGGCAATCTGATCGACCGTTTCGCCTACGGGCATGTGATCGACTACATCCTCTTTTACACCGCAAGCTGGTCGTTCGCGGTCTTCAATCTCGCCGACAGTTTCATCACCATCGGCGCGGCCTGCGTCGTTCTCGATGAGCTCCTGCTGCCGAAAAAGGCCGGCCGCTAA
- a CDS encoding TrmH family RNA methyltransferase → MSKDFDQGPRRVGQVKEVTSLANPIIKDIKALTNKKSREESGTFLAEGLKLVIDAIELGWTIRTLVYAKAAKGKPLVEQMAAKTVASGGLVLEVSEKVIGSITRRDNPQMVVGIFDQRWKPLKDIRPREGETWVALDRVRDPGNLGTIIRTADAAGASGVILVGEATDPFSLETVRATMGSVFAVPVARATPEEFLAWRRSAGVSVVATHLAGAVDYRTIDYRKKPIVLLMGNEQSGLPEQLAKEADALARIPQQGRADSLNLAVATAVMLFEARRHLLSLAEGK, encoded by the coding sequence ATGAGCAAGGACTTCGATCAGGGACCGCGCAGGGTCGGCCAGGTGAAGGAAGTCACCTCGCTCGCCAATCCGATCATCAAGGACATCAAGGCGCTGACGAACAAGAAGTCGCGGGAGGAAAGCGGGACTTTCCTCGCCGAAGGGCTGAAGCTCGTCATCGATGCGATCGAACTCGGCTGGACGATCCGCACGCTGGTCTATGCCAAGGCCGCCAAGGGCAAGCCGCTGGTCGAGCAGATGGCGGCCAAGACCGTCGCCTCGGGCGGGCTGGTGCTCGAAGTCAGCGAAAAGGTGATCGGCTCGATCACCCGCCGCGACAACCCGCAGATGGTCGTCGGCATCTTCGACCAGCGCTGGAAGCCGCTCAAAGACATCCGGCCGAGGGAGGGCGAGACCTGGGTGGCGCTCGACCGCGTGCGCGATCCCGGCAATCTCGGCACTATCATCCGCACAGCGGATGCGGCCGGGGCTTCCGGTGTCATTCTGGTGGGAGAGGCAACCGATCCCTTCTCGCTCGAGACCGTGCGCGCCACCATGGGCTCGGTCTTTGCAGTTCCGGTCGCACGCGCGACGCCGGAGGAATTTCTCGCCTGGCGAAGATCGGCCGGCGTTTCCGTCGTCGCGACCCATCTTGCCGGCGCGGTCGATTACCGCACCATCGACTATCGGAAGAAGCCCATCGTGCTCTTGATGGGCAATGAGCAATCCGGCCTGCCCGAGCAGCTCGCCAAAGAGGCCGACGCGCTTGCCCGCATTCCGCAGCAGGGCCGCGCCGATTCCTTGAACCTCGCGGTCGCCACCGCCGTCATGCTTTTCGAGGCGCGCCGCCACCTCCTCTCACTTGCCGAGGGCAAATGA
- a CDS encoding class I SAM-dependent methyltransferase has translation MKQRERRPGQKRTSGTAGESRRDERTGRTAKPVARPAPARESVGEAAAPVAAARALITRAGERPAERVPIILESLGAGDFHLIDSGDGQKLEQYGPHRIVRPEAQALWRPSLAPQIWEKVDAVFTGDTDEEGAGRWRFPKAALGETWPLNLLGVDFLGRFTSFRHVGVFPEQIVHWSWMKDQVQKAGRPLKVLNLFGYTGVASLVAAAAGAEVTHVDASKKAIGWARENQALGRMEKLPIRWICEDAMKFILREERRGSQYDIILTDPPKFGRGPNGEVWHLFEHLPLMLDVCREILSPRAAGLVLTAYSIRASFYSIHELMRETMRGAGGAVESGELVIREAGLDGKTPGRALSTSLFSRWVPK, from the coding sequence TTGAAACAGAGAGAACGCCGGCCGGGCCAGAAGAGAACATCAGGCACTGCCGGTGAAAGCCGCAGGGATGAACGGACCGGACGGACAGCGAAGCCGGTTGCACGGCCCGCACCTGCGCGCGAGTCAGTGGGCGAGGCCGCGGCTCCGGTAGCAGCCGCACGCGCTTTGATAACGCGCGCCGGCGAACGTCCGGCGGAACGCGTGCCTATCATCCTCGAATCGCTCGGGGCCGGCGATTTCCACCTGATCGACAGCGGCGACGGCCAAAAGCTCGAGCAATACGGTCCCCATCGCATCGTCCGCCCGGAGGCCCAGGCGCTGTGGCGGCCTTCGCTGGCGCCGCAAATCTGGGAAAAGGTCGATGCAGTGTTCACCGGCGATACCGATGAGGAAGGCGCCGGCCGCTGGCGCTTCCCGAAAGCCGCACTCGGCGAGACTTGGCCGCTCAACCTGCTCGGCGTCGATTTCCTCGGCCGCTTCACCTCGTTCCGTCATGTCGGCGTCTTTCCCGAACAGATCGTGCACTGGAGCTGGATGAAAGATCAGGTCCAAAAGGCCGGCCGGCCACTGAAAGTGCTGAATCTCTTCGGCTACACGGGCGTCGCCTCGCTGGTCGCCGCTGCAGCCGGCGCCGAGGTCACCCATGTCGACGCGTCGAAGAAGGCGATCGGCTGGGCGCGGGAAAACCAGGCGCTGGGGCGGATGGAAAAGCTGCCGATCCGCTGGATCTGCGAGGATGCGATGAAATTCATCCTGCGCGAGGAACGCCGCGGCAGCCAGTACGACATCATCCTCACCGATCCGCCGAAATTCGGCCGCGGCCCCAATGGCGAAGTCTGGCATCTCTTCGAGCACCTTCCGTTGATGCTCGATGTCTGCCGCGAAATCCTGTCGCCGCGGGCCGCCGGCCTGGTGCTGACGGCCTATTCGATCCGCGCCAGCTTCTATTCGATCCACGAGCTGATGCGCGAGACGATGCGGGGTGCGGGCGGCGCAGTCGAATCCGGCGAGCTGGTGATCCGCGAGGCGGGCCTCGACGGCAAGACGCCGGGCCGCGCACTTTCCACCTCCCTCTTTTCCCGCTGGGTGCCGAAATGA
- a CDS encoding SRPBCC family protein: MDFTGEERITAPRDMVWAALNDPDIMRGCIPGCQNIERLSPDSFEATIRVKFSLLSATFHGQLTLANVDAPKSYTLSVEGKGGLAGFARGSADVVLEDRGEETTLHYRGRAELGGKLAQLGARLIDSTSQRLAEGFFSDFNAAVVARMVAE; the protein is encoded by the coding sequence ATGGATTTCACCGGCGAAGAACGTATCACGGCGCCGCGAGACATGGTCTGGGCGGCGCTCAACGATCCGGACATCATGCGCGGCTGCATTCCGGGCTGCCAAAACATCGAGCGACTGTCGCCTGATAGCTTCGAGGCGACGATCAGGGTCAAGTTCAGCCTGCTGTCGGCCACCTTTCATGGGCAGCTGACGCTTGCCAATGTCGATGCGCCGAAAAGCTATACGCTGTCGGTCGAAGGCAAGGGCGGCCTTGCCGGCTTTGCCAGGGGCAGCGCAGATGTCGTGCTCGAAGATCGGGGCGAGGAGACGACCCTGCACTACCGGGGGAGGGCCGAACTCGGCGGCAAGCTCGCCCAGCTCGGCGCGCGCCTCATCGATTCGACCTCGCAAAGGCTCGCCGAAGGCTTCTTCTCCGACTTCAATGCCGCCGTCGTTGCAAGAATGGTGGCTGAATGA
- a CDS encoding LapA family protein: MAKKIINLLILLPLGVVLIVFCVANRQSVTLAFNPFRPDDQVLAVSAPFFVFLFIALISGMLIGSAATWFSQGKHRKRARTEAKEAIRWQGEADRHRTRAEDIAGQLPAR, encoded by the coding sequence ATGGCCAAGAAGATTATCAACCTCTTGATTCTGCTGCCGCTCGGCGTCGTTCTCATCGTCTTCTGCGTCGCCAACCGGCAGAGCGTCACGCTCGCCTTCAATCCGTTCCGGCCTGACGATCAGGTGCTTGCGGTCTCCGCGCCCTTTTTCGTCTTCCTGTTCATCGCGCTGATTTCGGGCATGCTGATCGGCTCGGCCGCCACCTGGTTCAGCCAGGGCAAACACCGCAAACGGGCACGCACCGAGGCCAAGGAAGCCATTCGCTGGCAGGGCGAGGCCGATCGCCACCGGACGCGCGCCGAGGATATCGCCGGCCAGCTGCCGGCACGGTAA
- a CDS encoding integration host factor subunit beta: MIKSELVQIVAARNPHLYHRDVENIVNAVLDEITDALAAGNRVELRGFGAFSVKNRPSRSGRNPRTGDTVFVEEKWVPFFKTGKELRERLNPGQADEED, encoded by the coding sequence GTGATCAAGTCCGAATTGGTGCAGATTGTTGCGGCACGCAACCCGCATCTCTATCATCGCGATGTCGAAAATATCGTCAACGCGGTTCTCGACGAGATCACCGATGCACTGGCTGCGGGCAACCGCGTCGAATTGCGCGGCTTCGGCGCGTTTTCGGTCAAGAACCGCCCTTCCCGCTCCGGCCGCAATCCGCGCACCGGCGATACCGTCTTCGTCGAGGAGAAGTGGGTACCCTTCTTCAAGACCGGCAAGGAGCTGCGAGAGCGGCTCAATCCCGGCCAGGCCGACGAAGAGGATTGA
- the sppA gene encoding signal peptide peptidase SppA: MDSSIIADRRRLRRKLGFWRIVAVALVVALGLAFYDFAFGGAGTERPHIAHVTISGLIVDDDELLERLKKVETSDQVKAAVISISSPGGTTYGGEKIFKAIRAISAKKPVVSDVRTLAASAGYMIATAGDTIIAGDSSITGSIGVIFQYPQIQPLLDKIGVSLQEIKSSPLKAEPSPFHEASEDAKAMIRNMVVDSYNWFVDLVADRRKLPREEVLKLADGTIYTGRQALKVKLVDTIGGEPEIRAYLKSRGVDTNLPMVDWDKKSNTPFLLAGAVSRLITILGYDDLVKGQDINGILPPKLLLDGLLSVWQVGRD, from the coding sequence ATGGACAGTTCGATCATCGCCGATCGCCGGCGGCTGCGCCGCAAGCTCGGCTTCTGGCGCATCGTCGCGGTCGCCCTCGTCGTGGCGCTTGGCCTGGCCTTCTACGACTTTGCCTTCGGCGGCGCGGGAACCGAACGCCCACATATCGCCCATGTGACGATATCCGGTCTGATCGTCGACGATGATGAGCTTCTGGAGCGGCTGAAGAAGGTCGAGACCAGCGATCAGGTGAAGGCAGCGGTGATTTCGATCTCCTCGCCCGGCGGCACGACCTATGGCGGCGAAAAAATCTTCAAGGCGATCCGGGCCATATCGGCCAAGAAGCCCGTCGTCTCGGACGTGCGCACGCTTGCCGCCTCGGCCGGCTATATGATTGCCACGGCCGGCGATACAATTATCGCCGGCGACAGCTCGATCACCGGCTCGATCGGCGTGATCTTTCAGTATCCGCAGATCCAGCCGCTGCTCGACAAGATCGGCGTGTCGCTGCAGGAGATCAAATCCTCACCGCTGAAGGCCGAGCCTTCGCCCTTCCACGAGGCGAGCGAGGACGCCAAGGCGATGATCCGCAACATGGTGGTCGACAGCTACAACTGGTTCGTCGACCTTGTCGCCGACCGGCGCAAGCTGCCACGCGAGGAAGTGCTGAAACTCGCGGACGGCACGATCTATACCGGTCGGCAGGCGCTCAAGGTAAAGCTCGTCGATACGATCGGCGGCGAGCCCGAAATCCGTGCCTATCTGAAATCGCGCGGGGTCGACACCAATCTGCCGATGGTGGACTGGGACAAGAAGAGCAACACGCCGTTTTTGCTCGCTGGGGCTGTTTCACGGTTGATTACGATCCTCGGTTATGATGATCTCGTCAAAGGCCAGGATATCAATGGAATCCTACCCCCGAAGTTGCTTCTTGACGGGCTGCTTTCAGTTTGGCAGGTTGGCCGCGATTGA
- the lptC gene encoding LPS export ABC transporter periplasmic protein LptC: MLDTLKNNGNAAYVGSGRSAYGDALFHSARVRRLKILLPVAALIVAAGLTAVALVSIYLPENIKFEGAKIENGKVVMEKPAIAGRNSDGINYSMLAERALQDIRNPDLITLETIKAAVPMNDGLIARVVASTADYNRATDNLHMTAPFTLVLSSGLSAQFQSARLDIKGGNMRSDDPVTITKDNASIVAKTLEITDKGRVITFEGNVRMNVDSSTIHKQGT, from the coding sequence ATGCTCGATACCCTGAAGAACAACGGAAATGCCGCTTATGTGGGCTCCGGCAGGAGCGCCTATGGCGATGCGTTGTTCCATTCCGCCCGCGTGCGGCGGCTGAAGATCCTGCTGCCGGTGGCGGCCCTCATCGTCGCCGCTGGGCTGACGGCGGTGGCGTTGGTCAGCATCTACCTGCCGGAAAACATCAAGTTCGAAGGTGCCAAGATCGAGAACGGTAAGGTCGTGATGGAAAAGCCGGCGATCGCGGGCCGCAATTCCGACGGCATCAACTATTCGATGCTCGCCGAACGGGCGTTGCAGGATATCCGCAATCCCGATCTCATCACTCTCGAAACCATCAAGGCCGCCGTGCCGATGAATGACGGCCTGATCGCCCGCGTCGTCGCCTCGACCGCCGATTACAATCGCGCCACCGACAATCTGCATATGACGGCGCCCTTCACTCTGGTTCTGAGCAGCGGCCTCAGCGCGCAATTCCAGTCCGCCCGGCTCGACATCAAGGGCGGCAACATGCGCAGCGACGACCCCGTCACCATCACCAAGGACAATGCCTCCATTGTTGCGAAGACGCTTGAGATAACAGATAAGGGGCGGGTGATCACATTCGAGGGGAATGTTCGCATGAATGTCGATTCATCCACCATCCATAAACAGGGCACCTAA
- a CDS encoding LptA/OstA family protein — protein MTKDCRISARKTGVAFIAGAFALILTASGAGAQSTTMSGMKLSNDQPIQIESDKLEIHDQEHTALFTGNVKVVQGTTTMQSGKMTVYYKDKAAKPAADGAQPAAQPEKSASLASGSADIDKILVTDKVYLVSGTQTATADDGNFDMASQTFILTADQGNKVILSDGPNVFTGCKLTVHMQTGQAELESCGGRVQIQLDPKSQPNAQKQN, from the coding sequence ATGACAAAAGATTGTCGCATTTCAGCTCGCAAGACGGGCGTAGCATTCATTGCCGGCGCATTTGCCCTCATCCTGACAGCCTCGGGGGCTGGCGCGCAGTCGACCACGATGTCGGGCATGAAACTTTCCAACGATCAGCCGATTCAGATCGAGAGCGACAAGCTGGAGATTCACGATCAGGAACACACCGCCCTCTTCACCGGCAATGTCAAGGTCGTCCAGGGCACGACGACGATGCAGTCCGGCAAGATGACCGTCTATTATAAGGACAAGGCGGCAAAGCCGGCCGCCGATGGGGCTCAGCCCGCCGCCCAGCCGGAAAAGTCCGCTTCGCTCGCATCCGGAAGTGCCGATATCGACAAGATCCTGGTGACGGACAAGGTCTACCTGGTCTCGGGCACGCAGACGGCGACTGCCGACGACGGCAATTTCGACATGGCCTCGCAGACATTCATCCTGACCGCGGATCAGGGAAACAAGGTCATTCTGTCGGACGGTCCGAACGTCTTCACCGGCTGCAAGCTGACCGTTCACATGCAAACCGGCCAGGCGGAGCTTGAAAGCTGCGGCGGTCGTGTCCAGATTCAGCTCGATCCGAAATCGCAGCCGAACGCGCAGAAGCAGAACTGA
- the lptB gene encoding LPS export ABC transporter ATP-binding protein produces the protein MFGRPEPQDAGAADKSRYQGTLIARGLTKTYATRRVVNGVSLVVRRGEAVGLLGPNGAGKTTCFYMITGLVPVDEGTIEIDGNDVTAMPMYRRSRLGVGYLPQEASIFRGLTVEENIRAVLEVHVKDKAEREQKLNELLEEFHIQKLRKSAAVALSGGERRRLEIARALATDPTFMLLDEPFAGVDPISVADIQNLVHHLTARGIGVLITDHNVRETLGLIDRAYIIHAGEVLTHGRANDIVNNPEVRRLYLGDKFSL, from the coding sequence ATGTTCGGCAGGCCTGAGCCGCAAGATGCGGGTGCCGCCGACAAGAGCCGCTATCAGGGAACGCTGATCGCCCGTGGTCTGACCAAGACCTATGCGACGCGCCGTGTCGTCAACGGCGTCTCCCTGGTGGTGCGTCGCGGCGAAGCCGTCGGCCTGCTCGGCCCGAACGGTGCGGGCAAGACGACCTGCTTCTACATGATTACGGGCCTTGTGCCGGTGGATGAAGGTACGATCGAGATCGACGGCAACGACGTCACCGCCATGCCGATGTACCGCCGCTCCCGCCTCGGCGTCGGTTACCTGCCGCAGGAAGCTTCGATCTTTCGCGGCCTGACGGTTGAAGAAAATATCCGCGCCGTCCTGGAAGTGCATGTCAAGGACAAGGCCGAGCGCGAGCAGAAGCTGAACGAGCTGCTGGAGGAATTTCATATCCAGAAGCTGCGCAAGAGTGCCGCCGTCGCTCTTTCCGGCGGCGAGCGCCGCCGTCTCGAAATCGCCCGTGCGCTGGCGACCGACCCGACCTTCATGCTGCTCGACGAGCCCTTTGCCGGTGTCGACCCGATCTCGGTCGCCGACATCCAGAACCTCGTCCACCATCTGACGGCGCGCGGCATCGGTGTTCTCATCACCGACCACAATGTGCGCGAGACGCTTGGCCTCATCGATCGCGCCTATATTATTCATGCCGGCGAAGTGCTGACCCATGGCCGAGCCAATGACATCGTCAATAATCCGGAAGTGCGCCGGCTCTATCTCGGCGACAAATTCAGCCTCTGA
- the rpoN gene encoding RNA polymerase factor sigma-54, with translation MALSANLFLRQSQSLVMTPQLMQSIQLLQMTHFELNQFIAQEVEKNPLLEFPSNDGEAGDERGAGEDEQFGQPPEDAGSDDGADNRAEALSSDWYDNGGSESTGRLNDELDANYTNVFPDDGGPQRLDAPELVGQWKSMPGSAEGADYDLDDFVAGQLSLRDHLAQQIPFVLPDMTDRLIAQNFVDQLDDAGYLQTDLVETGERLGTSLEQVEHVLAALQTLDPPGVFARSLAECLAIQLRQKDRYDPAMQALVDNLELLARRDFATLKRLCGVDEEDLLDMLGEIRQLNPKPGSGFEAGVSEAIMPDVVVRPSADGGWLVELNPDTLPRVLVNQSYFSRVSRNGEDHAFLSECLQSANWLTRSLDQRAKTIMKVASEIVRQQDAFLLNGVDHLRPLNLKTVAEAIKMHESTVSRVTSNKYMLTPRGLFELKYFFTVSISAVEGGDSHSAEAVRHKIRALILQESPEAVLSDDDIVDMLKKGGIDLARRTVAKYREAMNIASSVQRRREKRALAKVAGF, from the coding sequence ATGGCACTGTCCGCCAATCTTTTCCTGCGCCAGAGCCAGTCCCTGGTGATGACGCCGCAACTGATGCAATCCATCCAGTTGCTGCAGATGACGCATTTCGAGCTCAATCAGTTCATCGCCCAGGAGGTGGAAAAGAACCCGCTGCTCGAATTCCCGTCGAACGACGGCGAGGCGGGCGACGAACGTGGTGCCGGCGAGGACGAGCAGTTCGGCCAGCCGCCGGAGGATGCCGGCTCTGACGACGGCGCCGACAATCGTGCCGAGGCGCTCTCCAGCGACTGGTACGACAATGGCGGCAGCGAAAGCACCGGACGGCTGAACGACGAGCTCGACGCCAATTATACCAATGTCTTTCCCGATGACGGTGGCCCGCAGCGCCTCGATGCGCCGGAGCTTGTCGGCCAGTGGAAGTCGATGCCGGGCAGCGCCGAGGGCGCCGATTACGATCTCGACGATTTCGTCGCCGGCCAGTTGTCGCTGCGCGACCATCTCGCTCAGCAGATCCCCTTCGTCCTGCCCGACATGACCGACCGGCTCATCGCCCAGAATTTCGTCGATCAACTCGATGACGCCGGCTATCTCCAGACCGATCTCGTCGAGACCGGCGAGCGGCTTGGGACCAGCCTCGAACAGGTCGAACACGTGCTCGCCGCCCTCCAGACGCTCGATCCGCCGGGTGTTTTCGCCCGCAGCCTCGCTGAATGCCTGGCGATCCAGCTCAGGCAGAAGGACCGCTACGACCCTGCCATGCAGGCGCTGGTCGACAATCTCGAACTGCTGGCGCGGCGGGATTTTGCCACGCTGAAGCGGCTCTGCGGCGTTGACGAGGAAGACCTTCTCGACATGCTCGGTGAGATCCGCCAGCTCAATCCGAAGCCCGGCAGCGGATTTGAGGCGGGTGTTTCCGAAGCGATCATGCCGGATGTCGTCGTCAGGCCCTCGGCAGACGGCGGCTGGCTGGTCGAACTCAATCCGGATACGCTGCCGCGCGTGCTGGTCAACCAGTCCTATTTTTCGCGCGTGAGCAGGAACGGTGAGGATCATGCCTTCCTTTCCGAGTGCCTGCAGAGCGCCAACTGGCTGACGCGCAGCCTCGATCAGCGGGCAAAGACCATCATGAAGGTGGCAAGCGAGATCGTCCGCCAGCAGGATGCCTTCCTGCTCAACGGCGTCGATCACCTGCGGCCGCTGAACCTGAAGACCGTGGCCGAGGCGATCAAGATGCACGAATCCACCGTCAGCCGCGTCACCTCGAACAAATACATGCTGACGCCGCGCGGCCTCTTCGAGCTCAAATATTTCTTCACCGTTTCGATCAGCGCCGTCGAAGGCGGCGACAGCCATTCGGCCGAGGCCGTACGCCACAAGATCCGCGCCCTGATCCTCCAGGAGAGCCCGGAAGCGGTGCTCTCTGATGACGACATCGTTGATATGCTGAAGAAGGGCGGCATCGATCTCGCCCGCCGCACGGTGGCGAAATACCGGGAAGCGATGAACATCGCCTCCTCGGTCCAGCGACGCCGCGAGAAGCGGGCGCTCGCCAAGGTCGCGGGCTTCTGA
- a CDS encoding DMT family transporter, translated as MTPQRPSLARELALLLVLATLWGSSYTFIKIGVETIPPVTLIAVRTLIAGTILLAVLRHRRVRLPRDPAIWRRFVVQACLNSVIPFTLIAWAEQSVDAGLAVILNSATPIFTFLLTALLIRHEQVTLRKLFGVVAGLAGICFVIGVEALGGLGESLMAQLAIILATICYAGAAIFSKNFKGLDPAVPAAGSLISGAVILMPVSLLVDRPWTLVPSAASMLALLALSAFSTALAFAIYFRLVQTLGSVGTTSQAYLRVPIGVATGIVFLGERLSPTAWIGLICVILGVIAMTIPARAIATPARSA; from the coding sequence ATGACACCGCAACGTCCGAGCCTTGCCAGAGAACTTGCCCTGCTTCTGGTGCTGGCGACCCTCTGGGGCTCTTCCTACACCTTCATCAAGATCGGCGTCGAAACCATCCCGCCGGTAACCTTGATCGCGGTGCGTACGCTGATCGCCGGCACCATTCTGCTCGCCGTGCTTCGCCATCGGCGCGTCCGTCTGCCGCGCGACCCGGCCATATGGCGCCGCTTCGTCGTTCAGGCCTGCCTCAACAGCGTCATTCCCTTCACGCTGATCGCCTGGGCCGAACAGTCCGTCGATGCCGGGCTGGCGGTGATCCTGAATTCGGCGACGCCGATCTTCACCTTCCTGTTGACCGCGCTGCTGATCCGCCATGAGCAGGTGACCTTACGCAAGCTCTTCGGCGTTGTGGCCGGGCTTGCCGGCATCTGCTTCGTCATCGGCGTCGAAGCGCTCGGTGGTCTAGGCGAAAGCCTGATGGCACAACTCGCCATCATCCTGGCGACCATCTGTTATGCCGGTGCCGCCATTTTCAGCAAGAACTTCAAAGGGCTCGATCCCGCCGTGCCGGCCGCCGGCTCGCTGATCTCGGGCGCGGTGATCCTGATGCCCGTGAGCCTGCTCGTCGATCGGCCGTGGACGCTCGTTCCTTCGGCCGCATCGATGCTGGCGCTGCTTGCTCTTTCCGCCTTCTCGACGGCGCTTGCCTTTGCGATCTATTTCCGCCTCGTCCAGACGCTGGGTTCGGTCGGGACCACCTCGCAGGCCTATCTGCGCGTGCCGATCGGCGTCGCGACCGGTATCGTCTTCCTCGGCGAAAGATTGAGCCCGACGGCGTGGATCGGACTGATTTGCGTCATTCTCGGTGTTATCGCCATGACGATCCCGGCCCGAGCCATTGCAACGCCAGCGCGAAGCGCCTGA
- the hpf gene encoding ribosome hibernation-promoting factor, HPF/YfiA family, translating to MSVRVSGKHMEIGESFRQKIEDQIGMAITKYFDGGYSGQVTVEKANSRFSADCKLHLDSGVVLHAAGEATDPQLAFDAASERIEKRLRRYKRKLKDHHAGNHLNGFAEVSYTVMDSVPDHEDEIPDDFAPAIVAESTKQLKTMSVATAVMALDMTDEPLLLFRSPGKEHLNIVYRRHDGNIGWIDSASIKG from the coding sequence ATGAGTGTGCGTGTATCCGGGAAACATATGGAAATTGGTGAATCCTTCCGTCAAAAGATCGAGGACCAAATTGGTATGGCCATCACGAAATACTTCGACGGGGGGTATTCCGGCCAGGTGACCGTGGAAAAGGCGAATTCTCGTTTCTCGGCAGACTGCAAGCTTCATCTCGACAGCGGGGTGGTGCTGCATGCCGCCGGCGAAGCAACCGATCCGCAGCTCGCCTTCGACGCCGCTTCCGAGCGCATCGAGAAGCGTCTGCGCCGCTACAAGCGCAAGCTGAAGGACCATCATGCCGGAAACCACCTGAATGGTTTTGCAGAAGTCTCCTACACGGTCATGGACTCCGTTCCTGATCACGAGGATGAAATTCCCGACGATTTCGCCCCGGCTATCGTCGCTGAAAGCACGAAGCAGCTGAAGACCATGTCAGTCGCCACCGCCGTGATGGCACTTGACATGACCGACGAGCCGCTTCTCCTGTTCCGCAGCCCCGGCAAGGAACATCTGAACATTGTTTACCGTCGCCACGACGGGAATATTGGCTGGATCGATTCGGCCAGTATCAAAGGCTGA
- the ptsN gene encoding PTS IIA-like nitrogen regulatory protein PtsN, with product MALADLLHQDAIIPALRVNSKKQLLQELAARAARITGLSEREIFDVILQRERLGSTGVGNGIAIPHGKLVNIHSIVGIFARLEQPVDFEALDDQPVDLVFLLLAPEGAGADHLKALSRIARVLRDHDLVAKLRATDSASAIYAFLNEEQTSNAA from the coding sequence ATGGCATTGGCAGATTTGCTCCATCAGGATGCGATCATTCCCGCCCTCAGAGTAAATTCCAAGAAACAGTTGCTTCAGGAATTGGCGGCACGAGCCGCAAGGATCACCGGGCTCTCCGAACGGGAGATATTCGACGTCATCCTGCAGCGCGAACGCCTGGGCTCGACCGGCGTCGGCAACGGTATCGCCATTCCCCACGGCAAGCTGGTGAACATTCATTCGATCGTCGGCATCTTTGCCCGGCTGGAGCAGCCGGTCGATTTTGAGGCGCTGGACGACCAGCCGGTCGATCTCGTCTTCCTGCTGCTGGCGCCGGAAGGGGCTGGCGCCGATCATCTTAAGGCGCTGTCGCGCATCGCCCGCGTCCTGCGTGATCACGATCTCGTGGCAAAGCTGCGCGCCACCGATTCCGCTTCGGCGATCTATGCTTTCCTTAACGAAGAGCAGACCTCGAACGCGGCCTGA